One window of the Chitinimonas sp. BJYL2 genome contains the following:
- the phbB gene encoding acetoacetyl-CoA reductase produces MARIALVTGGMGGIGTAICQKLADAGHTVVTTYSRPGKEVQWLADQKEKGYTFHAYECDVTDFDACQTMAARVLAEVGPVDVLVNNAGITRDTTFRKMSKIDWDAVISTNLDSLFNITKPFVDGMTDRGFGRVINISSINGQKGQFGQTNYSAAKAGMHGFTKALAQEVARKGVTVNTVSPGYIATEMVMAVKEEIRQAIISGIPVNRLGMPEEVADLITFLAGNQAGFITGSNIAINGGQHMF; encoded by the coding sequence ATGGCCAGAATCGCACTCGTTACCGGCGGTATGGGCGGCATAGGGACCGCCATTTGCCAGAAACTCGCCGACGCGGGGCACACCGTTGTCACCACTTATAGCCGGCCCGGCAAAGAAGTTCAGTGGTTGGCGGATCAGAAAGAGAAGGGTTATACCTTCCACGCTTATGAATGCGATGTCACCGACTTCGACGCCTGCCAGACCATGGCCGCGCGCGTACTCGCCGAAGTCGGCCCGGTGGATGTGCTGGTGAACAACGCGGGGATCACGCGTGACACCACTTTCCGCAAGATGAGCAAGATCGATTGGGATGCCGTGATCAGCACCAATCTCGATTCGCTCTTCAATATCACCAAACCGTTTGTTGACGGCATGACCGACCGTGGTTTCGGCCGCGTGATCAATATCTCGTCGATCAATGGCCAGAAGGGCCAGTTCGGTCAGACCAACTACTCTGCAGCCAAGGCGGGAATGCATGGTTTTACCAAGGCGCTGGCGCAGGAAGTCGCCCGCAAGGGTGTCACCGTCAATACAGTGAGCCCCGGCTATATCGCTACCGAGATGGTCATGGCAGTGAAGGAAGAAATCCGACAAGCCATCATTTCGGGCATCCCGGTCAACCGGTTGGGTATGCCGGAAGAAGTGGCTGACCTGATCACCTTCCTGGCAGGCAATCAGGCGGGCTTCATTACCGGTTCGAACATTGCCATTAACGGTGGACAACACATGTTCTGA
- the ispH gene encoding 4-hydroxy-3-methylbut-2-enyl diphosphate reductase: MSKQIILANPRGFCAGVDRAIAIVERALAQFGAPIYVRHEVVHNKFVVEDLRQKGAIFIEDLVEVPVGATLIYSAHGVPLSVRAEAETRGLKVFDATCPLVTKVHVEVKKLREQGYEIIMIGHAGHPEVEGTMGQSQGGMYLVEDADDVATVAVRDPHKLAYVTQTTLSVDDAAQVVSALRQRFPDIVGPKKDDICYATQNRQDAVKKLSDKADVVVVVGSPNSSNSNRLREVAANAGLDAYLVDNATELQADWFAGKQHIGVSAGASAPEILVREVIERIQSFGASSVTELDGTPEGVVFSLPKGLTGTADPRQPA, from the coding sequence ATGAGCAAACAGATCATTCTCGCTAATCCGCGTGGTTTCTGCGCCGGGGTAGACCGCGCGATTGCGATTGTGGAACGTGCGCTGGCGCAGTTTGGCGCGCCGATCTACGTCCGCCACGAAGTCGTGCACAACAAGTTCGTGGTGGAAGACTTGCGCCAGAAAGGCGCGATCTTCATCGAGGACCTGGTCGAGGTACCGGTGGGTGCCACGCTGATTTATTCGGCCCACGGCGTGCCGCTGTCAGTTCGCGCCGAGGCCGAAACCCGCGGCCTAAAGGTATTTGATGCGACCTGTCCGCTGGTGACCAAGGTGCATGTCGAGGTCAAGAAACTGCGTGAGCAAGGTTACGAGATCATCATGATCGGCCATGCCGGCCACCCTGAGGTAGAAGGTACAATGGGTCAGTCGCAGGGGGGCATGTATCTGGTGGAAGACGCCGATGATGTGGCGACGGTGGCGGTACGCGATCCACACAAGCTGGCCTATGTAACGCAGACCACGCTGAGTGTGGATGATGCGGCGCAGGTCGTCAGTGCGCTCAGGCAGCGTTTTCCCGACATCGTCGGTCCCAAGAAAGACGACATCTGCTACGCCACCCAGAACCGTCAGGACGCAGTCAAGAAGCTCTCGGACAAGGCCGATGTGGTCGTGGTGGTTGGCTCACCTAATAGCTCCAACTCCAATCGTCTGCGTGAAGTCGCCGCCAATGCCGGGCTGGATGCCTATCTGGTGGACAACGCTACGGAGTTGCAGGCTGACTGGTTTGCCGGCAAGCAGCATATCGGCGTCAGTGCCGGCGCCTCGGCACCGGAGATTCTGGTTCGTGAGGTGATCGAGCGCATCCAGAGCTTTGGCGCCAGCTCGGTAACCGAACTGGATGGCACGCCAGAGGGCGTGGTGTTCTCGCTACCCAAGGGACTGACCGGCACGGCCGACCCTCGCCAGCCTGCCTGA
- a CDS encoding carbohydrate-binding protein, whose translation MNILAFKRRRLALIVPLVLMAPTWACVPPPPVNINPAPPGVEGQLPVTTPVLIQAPPWDPRITPCPGYAMYTDEAWLPAISHEDYQRLFLNQVPLPEAWQATRIYLGGDQAAYQGLAWRAKWWTQGEVPGTSWGAWEVVETGTLLPWSAARTYVTGDKVSYGPWVFMAKWWTTGDTPNTDPYGPWERIPGVQVPQAPLPFQATVYRRVSSGIVQKYDLFLATLTGPQSAAPARWKVHVDGQEILSGSQSHRLSAIARRPVRGRRIACRNMHG comes from the coding sequence ATGAATATCCTCGCATTCAAGCGACGAAGGTTGGCACTGATCGTCCCACTGGTCCTGATGGCGCCCACATGGGCCTGTGTGCCGCCGCCCCCGGTCAATATCAATCCCGCCCCACCCGGTGTGGAAGGCCAGTTACCGGTGACCACGCCAGTATTGATACAGGCGCCACCTTGGGATCCACGAATAACGCCCTGCCCCGGCTATGCCATGTATACCGACGAGGCCTGGTTGCCGGCGATCAGTCACGAAGACTACCAACGGCTGTTCCTCAATCAGGTCCCTTTGCCGGAGGCATGGCAGGCCACACGGATTTATCTTGGTGGCGATCAGGCTGCCTATCAGGGGCTGGCTTGGCGTGCCAAGTGGTGGACACAGGGTGAGGTGCCAGGGACCAGCTGGGGGGCCTGGGAAGTCGTGGAAACCGGGACCCTGCTGCCTTGGTCTGCCGCGCGCACCTATGTGACAGGCGACAAGGTGAGTTACGGCCCGTGGGTGTTCATGGCCAAGTGGTGGACCACGGGCGATACCCCGAATACGGACCCCTATGGACCATGGGAGCGCATTCCCGGGGTACAGGTGCCACAAGCACCCTTACCGTTTCAGGCAACCGTCTATCGTCGGGTCAGCAGCGGTATCGTCCAGAAATATGACCTGTTTCTGGCTACGCTGACGGGGCCGCAGTCTGCCGCGCCGGCACGCTGGAAGGTGCATGTAGATGGTCAGGAAATCCTGAGTGGTAGTCAGTCGCACAGATTGTCAGCGATTGCCCGCCGCCCGGTGAGGGGGCGCCGCATTGCGTGCCGCAATATGCATGGCTGA
- the ileS gene encoding isoleucine--tRNA ligase: MSEQNKYPVNLLDTPFPMRGDLAKREPGFLQRWQDQKLYERVRAASAGRPKFILHDGPPYANGDIHIGHAVNKILKDVIVKTKTMAGFDAPYVPGWDCHGLPIEHQIEKIVKSDKTAVAANPDIHAKVVAFRKENGLDEKAIHLPADFVRTLCREYAEKQIERQKKDFIRLGIVGDWANPYKTMAFDTEANIIRTLGQIHRRGYLVKGQKPVHWCVDCGSSLAEAEVEYEDKNSPAIDVAFPVKDTAALAAAFGLPAERIAGVPAYAVIWTTTPWTLPANRAVCVHPELTYDLIETPKGLLILVRELAEAAIKRYGFESVEVVAQAHGSKLEHLRLSHPFYDRESPIILGNHVTTDAGTGLVHTAPAHGLDDWLVGQRYHLSDENPVGNDGRYKAGVPLYEGKTVWEANPLVIEKLVENDVLLANVRLNHSYPHCWRHKTPIIFRATAQWFISMDKPGHDVGALRTVAQKAVDATEFFPDWGRPRLEAMINNRPDWCVSRQRNWGVPMTFFVHKVTGELHPRSLGLLEQVAQRVEKTGINAWFLLDAAELLGDEAKDYDKLNDTLDVWFDSGSTHFAVIGTRPELQKAGMAEGEPPADLYLEGSDQHRGWFQSSLLTSCATRGHAPYKQLLTHGFTVDGKGEKMSKSKGNVVAPQKVIDQYGADMLRLWVASTDYSGEMSISDEILKRVADSYRRVRNTLRFLLANLSDFNAATDLVAPDQLLTIDRYALVMAQQVQEAVTADYARYSFHTAMQTIHHYCADDLGGFYLDILKDRLYTTAANSPARRSAQTALYHLTRSLALLLGPILSYTADEVWSTLNGNTDDNTLLHTWYEIPQPADAESLVTNWAVIREVRAAAMKRIEEKREAKEIGSSLQAELELAYEPTSTIPELLMSLGDDLKFVFITSGVNVVESDVPDIHVKPSTAAKCERCWHYRLDVGTHPEHNTLCGRCVSNLFGSGEERQHA, from the coding sequence ATGTCCGAACAGAACAAATACCCCGTCAACCTGCTCGATACGCCCTTCCCCATGCGCGGCGATCTGGCCAAGCGCGAGCCGGGCTTCCTGCAACGCTGGCAGGACCAGAAGCTGTATGAGCGCGTGCGCGCCGCCAGCGCTGGCCGCCCCAAGTTCATCCTGCACGACGGCCCGCCTTACGCGAACGGCGACATCCACATCGGCCATGCGGTCAACAAGATCCTCAAGGACGTGATCGTCAAAACCAAGACGATGGCCGGCTTTGACGCGCCCTATGTGCCGGGCTGGGATTGCCACGGCTTGCCGATCGAGCATCAGATCGAAAAAATCGTGAAGAGCGACAAGACGGCCGTTGCCGCCAACCCCGACATCCACGCCAAGGTCGTCGCTTTCCGCAAGGAAAACGGTCTGGACGAGAAGGCTATCCACCTGCCGGCTGACTTCGTGCGCACGCTGTGCCGCGAATATGCCGAGAAGCAGATTGAGCGCCAGAAGAAGGACTTCATCCGTCTGGGCATCGTCGGTGACTGGGCCAACCCTTACAAGACCATGGCCTTCGACACCGAAGCCAACATCATCCGCACGCTGGGCCAGATCCATCGTCGCGGCTACCTGGTCAAAGGTCAAAAGCCCGTGCACTGGTGCGTGGACTGCGGCTCTAGCCTGGCCGAGGCCGAAGTCGAATACGAAGACAAGAACAGCCCGGCTATCGATGTAGCCTTCCCGGTCAAGGATACGGCCGCGCTGGCGGCCGCCTTCGGCCTGCCGGCCGAGCGCATTGCCGGCGTACCGGCTTACGCCGTGATCTGGACGACCACGCCGTGGACGCTGCCGGCCAACCGTGCCGTGTGCGTACACCCGGAGCTGACCTACGACCTGATCGAAACGCCCAAGGGCCTGCTGATTCTGGTGCGCGAGCTGGCCGAGGCCGCGATCAAGCGCTATGGCTTTGAATCGGTGGAAGTTGTTGCTCAGGCGCACGGCAGCAAGCTGGAGCACCTGCGCTTGTCGCACCCGTTCTACGACCGTGAATCCCCGATCATCCTTGGCAACCACGTCACGACCGACGCCGGCACCGGCCTGGTCCACACCGCGCCTGCGCACGGCCTGGACGACTGGCTGGTGGGCCAGCGCTACCATCTGAGCGACGAGAACCCGGTCGGCAACGATGGCCGCTACAAGGCCGGCGTGCCGCTGTACGAAGGCAAGACCGTGTGGGAAGCGAACCCGCTGGTCATTGAAAAGCTCGTCGAGAACGATGTGCTGCTAGCCAATGTGCGCCTGAATCACAGCTACCCGCACTGCTGGCGCCACAAGACGCCGATCATCTTCCGCGCGACGGCACAGTGGTTCATCAGCATGGACAAACCCGGCCATGACGTCGGCGCCCTGCGCACCGTGGCGCAAAAGGCCGTCGATGCCACCGAGTTCTTCCCCGATTGGGGCCGTCCGCGCCTGGAGGCCATGATCAACAACCGCCCCGACTGGTGCGTATCGCGCCAACGTAACTGGGGCGTGCCGATGACCTTCTTCGTCCACAAGGTAACGGGTGAACTGCATCCGCGTTCGCTGGGGCTGCTGGAACAAGTGGCCCAACGCGTGGAGAAGACCGGCATCAATGCCTGGTTCCTGCTCGATGCTGCGGAACTGCTGGGCGATGAAGCCAAGGATTACGACAAGCTCAACGACACACTGGACGTGTGGTTCGACTCGGGCTCGACCCACTTTGCCGTGATCGGCACCCGCCCCGAACTGCAAAAAGCCGGCATGGCCGAAGGTGAGCCGCCGGCGGATCTGTACCTGGAAGGTTCGGACCAGCATCGCGGCTGGTTCCAGTCCAGCTTGCTGACCTCGTGCGCCACCCGTGGCCACGCGCCCTACAAGCAATTGCTGACACACGGCTTCACCGTGGATGGCAAGGGCGAGAAGATGTCCAAGTCCAAGGGCAATGTGGTCGCGCCGCAGAAGGTCATCGACCAATACGGCGCCGACATGCTGCGCCTATGGGTGGCCAGTACCGATTACTCGGGCGAGATGAGCATCTCCGATGAAATCCTCAAGCGCGTGGCCGACAGCTACCGCCGCGTGCGCAACACGCTGCGCTTCTTGCTGGCCAACCTCAGCGACTTCAACGCCGCGACGGATCTGGTCGCCCCTGATCAGCTCCTGACCATCGACCGCTATGCGCTGGTCATGGCCCAGCAGGTGCAGGAAGCCGTGACCGCCGATTACGCGCGCTACAGCTTCCATACGGCCATGCAGACCATCCACCACTACTGTGCGGATGATCTGGGCGGCTTTTATCTGGATATCCTCAAGGATCGTCTTTACACCACGGCGGCCAACAGCCCGGCCCGGCGCTCGGCACAGACCGCGCTGTATCACCTGACACGCAGCCTGGCGTTGTTGCTGGGTCCGATCCTCAGCTACACGGCTGACGAAGTGTGGAGCACGTTGAACGGCAATACCGATGACAACACTTTGCTGCACACTTGGTATGAGATTCCTCAACCCGCCGATGCAGAGAGTCTTGTGACCAATTGGGCAGTAATCCGTGAGGTTCGTGCTGCCGCAATGAAGCGTATTGAGGAAAAGCGCGAGGCAAAGGAAATTGGTTCCAGCCTGCAGGCTGAGTTGGAGCTGGCATACGAGCCAACCTCAACCATTCCCGAATTGCTAATGTCGTTGGGTGATGATCTGAAGTTCGTTTTCATCACTTCCGGAGTGAATGTTGTGGAGTCTGATGTGCCTGATATCCACGTCAAACCTTCCACCGCTGCCAAGTGCGAACGCTGCTGGCACTACCGCCTCGATGTCGGTACCCATCCAGAACACAATACGCTGTGCGGCCGCTGCGTCAGCAATCTGTTCGGTTCGGGCGAGGAGCGTCAGCATGCCTAA
- the lspA gene encoding signal peptidase II — protein sequence MPKFGSRPGAYGPKFLQHGSTRWFILAFMVILFDQTTKLLIEAAFDFGHVMPVFPGFNLVLTYNPGAAFSFLADAGGWQRHFFTVLALVVSAVIIVVLRKHWAQRRFALALALVLGGAIGNVIDRIAYGHVIDFLDVYWGNAHWPAFNIADAAICVGAVLIALDGFLAPKPGSDATQSKETTS from the coding sequence ATGCCTAAGTTCGGCTCCCGTCCCGGTGCCTACGGTCCCAAGTTCTTGCAGCACGGTTCTACGCGCTGGTTCATTCTGGCGTTCATGGTGATCCTGTTCGATCAGACCACCAAGTTGCTGATTGAAGCCGCATTCGATTTTGGTCACGTGATGCCGGTCTTCCCTGGCTTCAATCTGGTGCTGACCTACAACCCCGGCGCGGCTTTCAGCTTTCTGGCCGATGCTGGCGGCTGGCAGCGCCACTTCTTTACTGTGCTGGCATTGGTCGTATCGGCGGTCATCATCGTGGTGCTGCGAAAGCACTGGGCCCAGCGGCGCTTTGCGTTGGCGCTGGCGCTGGTGCTTGGCGGCGCCATCGGCAATGTGATCGACCGCATTGCCTACGGCCACGTCATCGATTTTCTCGATGTGTACTGGGGTAATGCCCACTGGCCGGCCTTCAATATTGCCGACGCAGCGATCTGCGTGGGCGCAGTCCTGATTGCACTGGATGGCTTTCTGGCGCCCAAGCCCGGTAGTGATGCGACCCAATCCAAGGAAACCACGTCATGA
- the zapE gene encoding cell division protein ZapE yields the protein MSQHVFTAGIAVGIPPRQWYEAAARHEGFQRDPAQEQAIAHLQRLYDELLEFKRKRDRLFGRSLLPSPDVPKGLYFWGGVGRGKSFLMDGFFACLPFRRKRRLHFHHFMQEVHDGLRLLKNEADPLAIVAANIARDTRVLCFDEFHVSDIADAMILGRLFTHLFDLGVVLIATSNYAPDDLYPNGLQRQNFLPAIDLIKRHVEVVNVDGGNDYRMRTLEQASTYFTPLGADADANLANIFAKLATAEDLPKEMEIEGRRVQAERHAPGIVWFSFKELCDGPRSQTDYLWLARQYHTILVSGVPRLGAKDSSAARRLTWLVDVFYDYRVKLILSAEVGIDELYTEGTFAGEFFRTASRLTEMQSHDYLALPHESGKVKDATLNVAFT from the coding sequence ATGTCACAACATGTTTTTACCGCCGGCATTGCCGTCGGCATCCCCCCCAGGCAATGGTATGAAGCCGCTGCCAGGCATGAGGGCTTTCAGCGTGATCCGGCGCAAGAGCAGGCGATTGCCCATTTGCAGCGTCTGTACGATGAGTTGCTCGAATTCAAGCGCAAGCGCGACCGCCTGTTTGGCCGCAGTCTGCTGCCATCACCGGATGTGCCCAAGGGGCTCTACTTCTGGGGTGGAGTAGGGCGGGGCAAGAGTTTCCTGATGGATGGCTTCTTTGCCTGCCTGCCATTCCGGCGCAAACGGCGTCTGCATTTCCATCATTTCATGCAGGAGGTGCACGATGGTTTGCGCTTGCTCAAGAATGAAGCAGATCCCCTCGCCATTGTGGCGGCCAATATTGCACGCGATACCCGTGTGCTGTGCTTCGACGAGTTCCATGTCTCGGATATCGCCGATGCGATGATCCTTGGCCGACTATTCACCCATCTGTTTGATCTGGGTGTGGTGCTCATCGCCACCAGCAACTACGCACCGGACGACCTGTATCCCAATGGCTTGCAGCGGCAGAACTTCCTGCCTGCCATCGACCTGATCAAGCGGCATGTCGAGGTGGTCAATGTGGATGGCGGCAATGATTACCGCATGCGGACCCTGGAGCAGGCGAGTACTTATTTCACCCCCTTGGGTGCTGATGCCGATGCAAACCTTGCCAATATCTTTGCCAAGCTCGCCACCGCTGAAGACCTGCCCAAGGAGATGGAGATCGAGGGTCGCAGGGTACAGGCCGAGCGGCACGCGCCCGGGATTGTGTGGTTCAGCTTCAAGGAGCTGTGTGATGGCCCAAGATCGCAAACCGACTACCTGTGGCTCGCGCGCCAGTACCACACGATCCTGGTATCCGGTGTACCCCGACTCGGCGCCAAGGATTCCTCCGCAGCGCGTCGCCTGACATGGCTGGTGGATGTGTTCTACGACTATCGCGTCAAGCTGATACTGTCGGCGGAAGTCGGCATCGACGAGCTGTATACCGAAGGCACCTTTGCCGGGGAATTTTTCCGGACCGCCAGCCGTCTCACTGAAATGCAATCACACGATTACCTGGCGCTCCCGCACGAGTCGGGCAAGGTCAAGGATGCGACCCTGAACGTGGCTTTCACATGA
- a CDS encoding OmpW family protein, producing MQAKTLVTLICALMGTTAVAAQGDLLVRGRLVQVAPSVSNTGTLAALNVDVDKQTVPELDFTYMLSDQLGAELILGTARHKVTANGASLGKVSHLPPTLTLQYHFAPNADIRPYAGVGVNYTRFYNADLKAGAADLAVDKNSFGGSLQLGADFAINQDWYVNVDVKKIYIKTDVSVAGGAKLGTLKVNPVVWGVGVGTKF from the coding sequence ATGCAAGCCAAGACACTTGTCACGCTCATCTGCGCCCTGATGGGCACCACCGCCGTTGCCGCCCAAGGTGATCTGCTGGTGCGTGGCCGCCTCGTTCAGGTAGCGCCAAGCGTCAGCAATACCGGCACGCTGGCCGCGCTGAACGTGGATGTGGACAAGCAAACCGTGCCTGAGCTCGATTTCACCTACATGCTGAGCGATCAGCTGGGTGCCGAGCTGATCCTGGGCACGGCACGCCATAAAGTCACGGCCAATGGCGCCAGCCTGGGCAAAGTCAGCCATCTGCCGCCTACGCTCACGCTGCAGTATCACTTTGCACCTAACGCGGATATCCGCCCTTATGCCGGCGTGGGCGTGAACTACACGCGTTTTTACAATGCCGACTTGAAAGCGGGAGCTGCTGATCTGGCTGTGGACAAGAACAGCTTCGGGGGCAGCCTGCAACTGGGTGCTGACTTCGCGATCAATCAGGATTGGTACGTCAACGTCGATGTGAAGAAGATCTACATAAAGACCGACGTCAGCGTCGCAGGTGGCGCGAAGCTGGGTACCCTGAAGGTCAACCCCGTGGTCTGGGGCGTGGGTGTAGGCACGAAGTTCTAA
- a CDS encoding endo alpha-1,4 polygalactosaminidase, with protein MRKPSSMTPRRILRASMAMACLPLLLTACGGGDGGGGSTTPTEPPDLSYPSPSPASSWWKPTKGSSWQIQYFGVVDQTVNADVFDVDLFDTSVETIAALKAKGSRVLCYLNAGAWENWRPDKDAFPTAIIGNDYAGWPGEKWLNIAAWDQLAPLMRARLDLCKSKGFDGVAPDNLDSYTQATGFTISAMQQRAYSRWLAAEAHARGLAIGMKNDPNHVGQLAASFDFAIVESCVQGNWCDKTKPLLDAGKPVFAIEYLETGQTTTTACPVAKNLGLSLILKRRTLNAERQVCPA; from the coding sequence ATGCGCAAACCATCCAGCATGACACCGCGGCGCATCCTGCGCGCCAGCATGGCAATGGCTTGCCTGCCTTTACTTCTGACCGCCTGTGGGGGTGGTGACGGCGGTGGCGGCAGCACGACCCCTACAGAACCGCCCGACCTTAGCTATCCCTCACCGTCACCAGCCAGCAGCTGGTGGAAGCCGACCAAGGGAAGCAGCTGGCAGATCCAGTATTTTGGCGTGGTTGATCAGACCGTGAATGCCGACGTCTTCGACGTGGATCTCTTCGATACCAGCGTGGAAACGATCGCTGCGCTCAAGGCCAAGGGGAGTCGCGTGCTGTGCTATCTGAATGCTGGCGCGTGGGAAAACTGGCGCCCCGACAAAGATGCGTTCCCTACTGCCATCATCGGCAATGACTATGCCGGCTGGCCCGGCGAGAAGTGGCTCAATATCGCCGCCTGGGATCAGCTCGCACCTCTGATGCGGGCGCGTCTCGATCTGTGCAAATCCAAAGGATTTGATGGCGTCGCCCCGGACAACCTCGACAGCTATACGCAGGCAACCGGCTTTACCATCAGCGCCATGCAGCAGCGTGCCTACAGTCGCTGGCTGGCCGCAGAGGCCCATGCACGTGGTTTGGCCATCGGAATGAAAAACGACCCGAACCATGTCGGGCAGCTGGCTGCCTCGTTCGACTTCGCCATCGTGGAGAGTTGTGTGCAGGGCAATTGGTGCGACAAGACCAAACCCTTGCTGGACGCTGGCAAGCCTGTGTTCGCCATCGAGTACCTGGAGACCGGCCAGACCACCACCACTGCCTGCCCGGTCGCCAAGAACCTCGGGCTGAGTCTTATCCTCAAACGACGCACGCTGAACGCCGAACGACAAGTCTGCCCGGCCTGA
- a CDS encoding NAD(P)H-quinone oxidoreductase, protein MKTMRAVCQHAPGGVDTLYLGTLPMPTIEPDELLVHVAAAGVNRADLLQREGRYLAPPGALPGLGLEVSGTVVACGDAVEDFAVGDAVFGLVEGGGYAEYARLHAGCALHKPEAWSHAEAASLPEAWMTAWFNLITLGQLKAGEQVLIHAGASAVGAAAIQLARWQGASVLATTGTPEKAEFCRAMGAQAIIYRQEDFAAVVKQQGGVDVILDCVGGDYLPRNLQCLRPDGRLLVIGLLGGSTGQLDLGRLLVKRLSVRGSTLRPQPLDIKAALSRALADAIVPAILAGRIKITLDQVFAADAVAAAHTRLDANLNQGKVVLLW, encoded by the coding sequence ATGAAGACCATGCGCGCCGTCTGCCAGCACGCTCCCGGCGGGGTGGATACCCTCTATCTGGGCACACTGCCCATGCCCACCATCGAACCCGATGAACTGCTGGTCCACGTAGCGGCTGCCGGTGTGAACCGTGCCGATCTGCTCCAGCGTGAGGGTCGCTACCTAGCGCCACCCGGCGCGCTGCCGGGTCTGGGGTTGGAGGTTTCCGGTACGGTGGTTGCCTGCGGAGATGCTGTGGAGGATTTTGCCGTCGGCGACGCCGTATTCGGCTTGGTAGAGGGTGGAGGCTATGCCGAATATGCCCGTCTGCATGCGGGCTGCGCCCTGCATAAGCCTGAGGCATGGTCACATGCAGAGGCTGCCAGCCTGCCCGAAGCCTGGATGACGGCCTGGTTCAACCTGATCACACTGGGTCAGCTCAAGGCGGGTGAACAAGTGCTGATTCACGCAGGCGCCAGTGCGGTAGGTGCAGCCGCCATCCAGCTGGCTCGCTGGCAGGGCGCTTCGGTGCTGGCAACGACGGGTACACCGGAAAAAGCCGAGTTCTGCCGCGCAATGGGTGCGCAAGCCATCATTTATCGCCAAGAAGACTTTGCGGCGGTGGTCAAACAACAAGGCGGTGTGGATGTAATTCTGGACTGCGTAGGCGGCGACTATCTGCCACGCAATCTGCAATGCCTGCGCCCTGATGGTCGATTACTGGTGATCGGTCTGCTGGGTGGCTCGACGGGGCAGCTGGATCTGGGCAGACTGCTGGTCAAGCGCTTGAGTGTGCGAGGCTCCACCTTGCGTCCCCAGCCCCTGGACATCAAAGCGGCACTGAGCCGCGCATTGGCTGACGCTATCGTTCCCGCCATTCTGGCCGGCAGGATCAAGATCACGCTCGACCAAGTCTTTGCCGCAGACGCGGTGGCAGCAGCGCATACACGGCTGGATGCCAATCTCAATCAAGGTAAGGTGGTACTACTATGGTGA